The Scatophagus argus isolate fScaArg1 chromosome 4, fScaArg1.pri, whole genome shotgun sequence DNA window ATGctgccagaaaaaaatgtcctccGATAAATGTATTCTTTAACTGATACATGTCGTCCGTAGCAGTTGTTCAAATATGGCTGTGTGAATTAGTCATTGGTTTCATTGATATTTTGAAAGACTTAAACATGTGAATGATTTCCACTCCCATAAGACAGTCATTTCTGAGGTGACAATCAACAAGAAAGATCAGGACAAAAAGTCTTGTCACACCACTTTAACTTCTTTCTCTTCGAGCCAACCCTCTAAGCTGTGTTTATCTTAAACCTCATCCTGCCGTACCTCTATCTCCCCTTCATTGTCTTCCTTTGCACGGATTTCCTCATAGCCTCTAGCTCTCATAAACCCAgacagcctcctcctcttcttcagcagAATTACTACCGCTATGACCACCACAATTATGCCCATGACCCCAAACACTACTGCTGTCTTTTCTCCAGCAGACATCTGATTCAATTCTGGGTTAAGCTTGCGTATCATTTCGTTGATTTCCTCTGGTTTGGCCAGTTTCCATGCCTTTGTCTGTCCCACTCTGACCCAGCTCTTTTCTCCTTCGGTCATCACCATAACTGTGTTTGTGGACTGCATGCTGATAAGTGGAGGATTAGTGAAAGGAGGCAGGCggacaggaagcagctgccCACCTGTAAACAGTCCTGATTGGACACAGTACAGAATTTCACAGCCGTCACTCACTGCAGCGAGATGCTGGCTGAACTTGGGAGGGCAGCGACGTTGGGATCCAGCCAGTGGGTTGCCTGACTGACAACTGAAGAGGCCTCCGAATGGCACTGAGTATCTGGTGGCAGCTTCGTAGTCTTTACTCACACAGATCACTTCACCATCAGAGAGCAACTTTACTCCAATGAAGTTTGCTGGGCAGCTTTTGGTGTTGGTGAGGGGGTTCAGTAGAGAGGGGCTGTATATGCCTCCAAACAGATACCCTGAGTTGTCTGGGGCTTTTCCATCATTTACTGAGCACCAGTAGGTGTTGATGCGAGCTGAGCGAACATGGTAGTTGTCTTGGCACACTCTCCGATGGCAATGTGAAAGACCTAAAAAGCCACAATGATAGCTGTAGTCATAGCAGTCGTACGTAGTGTATCCCTGCTGTCTCACTTCTGATCTCAGTAAAGTGGAAGCATAAGGCGCACGACAGGAGAAGGCACCTGTATCTGGGTTTTTTTGGGCCAGGGCTTCACATAGTGGACCTGCATCTGAGCTGAGTTGAACACACTCTTGGTAGACGCCACCAAAGCTGAGATTTGTAGCGGGGCCTTCGCAGGATGCATCATCCACGTTGGCTTGGAAGTTGAAATTTTTGGAGTTTATGTCGACACATCCAGGTCGCGTGTTCACCTGGTAGTAT harbors:
- the mpeg1.1 gene encoding macrophage expressed 1, tandem duplicate 1; its protein translation is MNAAETLVALSLLHICSSVPVSRPTNWLRQCRASTNLSITALEVLPGGGWDNLRNMDVGRVMNLSYFHCQTTEDGLYLIPDEVFVIPQKATGVETNSEIISSWLEQKSSTSYTINADISFFSVLNGKFSTENQRMKTHQVKDSSTTARVQVRNFIYTVKAYPDFTLDTRFAQQAKAIADAIENNQTRNAQYLSEKMVLDYGTHVITSVDAGATLLQEDYLRSSYVSDSMSQSSSITTQAGLNFFDKIKFDISSQNTQQSSSLKTYQSNIQYSLIQSHGGGTPFYPGITLQKWQESTRNNLVAIDRSGFPLHYFINTNTFPDLPQPTVGKVARTVSKAIERYYQVNTRPGCVDINSKNFNFQANVDDASCEGPATNLSFGGVYQECVQLSSDAGPLCEALAQKNPDTGAFSCRAPYASTLLRSEVRQQGYTTYDCYDYSYHCGFLGLSHCHRRVCQDNYHVRSARINTYWCSVNDGKAPDNSGYLFGGIYSPSLLNPLTNTKSCPANFIGVKLLSDGEVICVSKDYEAATRYSVPFGGLFSCQSGNPLAGSQRRCPPKFSQHLAAVSDGCEILYCVQSGLFTGGQLLPVRLPPFTNPPLISMQSTNTVMVMTEGEKSWVRVGQTKAWKLAKPEEINEMIRKLNPELNQMSAGEKTAVVFGVMGIIVVVIAVVILLKKRRRLSGFMRARGYEEIRAKEDNEGEIEVRQDEV